The sequence below is a genomic window from Candidatus Hydrogenedentota bacterium.
GGCACTGCTTCTTTTCGAGGCCAACCCGCGCATGGTGGATGTGAACATCCACCCCACCAAGCGCGAGGTGCGGTTCCGGGACGACCGGGGGGTGCGCGACGCGCTCAAGGAGGTGGTGCGCGGGTGCCTCACCACCATCCCGCGTCCGGCGGCGCCGCCGCCGGAGCCGGAAACAGGCGGCCCGGCTCTCTGGGAAGGCCCCATGTCCGCCGTTTCACAACAGGGCAATGCGCCGCCGCCCCACCCCGCACCGGCGCCCACAGCTCCGCCGCCGCCCGCGGCGCCCACACCCCAGCCCGCCGTGCAGGGCATGCTGCTGCCCCTGGGCAGACCCCTGCTGGCGGAACATCCGCCCGTCCCGCCGGAGGAGACGCCGCCGCCGGTGCATGGCGGCGGGGAGGCGGCGGCCTACTCCATTGTGGGGCTGGCCCCCGAGGCGCTTTACGAGCCGGTGGAGAACCTTTCCGACGCGCTCATGCAGGTGTTCGACACCTATCTCATCGTGCCCAGCGGCGACCGGCTGCTCATTATTGACCAGCATGCGCTCCACGAGCGCCTGAACTATGACCAGCTCTGCGCCGAGCTTCAGGACCGGGGCTACGAGTCTCAACAACTGGCCGTGCCGCTGGTCATGGAGTTTGCCCCGGCGCAGGCCGCCCAAATCGAGGAAAATCTTCCGCTGCTGGCGCGGCTCGGCATCGAGATGGAGCCTTTCGGTGACAACACGTTCCAGGTCACCGCCCTCTGCCACCTCTACGAGGAGTCCGCCATCAGCGATTTGGTCTACGGTGTGCTGGACGAACTGGCCCAGGGCAGCCTCTTTGACCGGGAAAACCTGATGGCGGACATGCTCCGCATGGCGACCCGCGCCTGCAAGGCGTCGGTCCGCGCGGGCGAACCCCTGTCCCCGGAGGAGCGCCGCAATCTTCTGGCCGGGTTCCGGCGCCTGCGTCCGCCCTACACCTGCCCCCATGGGCGTCCCATCATCGTGGAGCTGACCCGCCGCCAGATGGAAAAAAGCTTCCGGAGGATACAGTGAGGCCTGTGCTCGCCGTGGTGGGGCCCACCGCCTCGGGAAAAACACGCCTGGCCATTGGACTGGCCCGCGCTTTGGGCGGCGAGATTGTCTCCGCGGACGCCATGCAGATTTACCGGGGCATGGAAATCGGCACCGCCGCGCCCACCCCGGAGGAGCGCGCCGCCGCCCCGCATCACCTGGTCCGGTGCGTCTCCCCGGATACGGTGTTCTCCGCCGGGGATTACCAGCAGCGGGCGCGGAAATGTGTCTCGGAAATACAGGCGCGCGGCGCGGTCGCCCTTGTGGCGGGCGGCGCGGGGCTGTATGTCCGCGCCCTCCTGGACGGGCTTTTTGAAGGCCCGCCCCGCGACCCGGCGGTGCGCCGGCGCCTGCGCGGCGAGGCGGAGGCGCTGGGGAACGCCGCGCTCATGGCGCGGCTGCGCGAGGTTGACCCGGAATATGCGGCCACGCTTTCCAGTGAAAACGACCTGATTCGCATTGTCCGGGCGCTGGAGGTTTTCGAGGTGACGGGCACCCCCTTTTCCCGGCTTCACGCCCTCCACCGGGAGCGCCGCGACCCGGTCCCCGCGCTCCAACTGGGCATCTCGCCGCCAAGGGAGGCCCTGTACAACCGCATCAACCTGCGGGTGGACGCCATGATCGCCGCAGGCTGGGTGGATGAGGTGCGGACGCTCATGGACCGGGGGATGGAACCCCATCTTGAACGCATCAAGGCCCTGGGCTACCGCGAAATCGCCGCCTGCCTGCGCGGGGAACAGTCCCTGGCGGATGCCGTGGAGGCCGTGAAAATGCACCACCGCCGTTACGCCAAAAGGCAGCTTTCCTGGTTCCGCGCCGACAAACGGGTCGTCTGGCTCGATTCAAGCCCTGACGCCGACCCGCAGGGACAGGCGCTGGATCTGTGGCGGGAATTCAGCAGACCGTAATGCCGCCGAAGGTCCACATCCCGGACCGGAGGTCGGTCCGAAAAAGGACTACCACCACCTGTGTGCCTATAGAGAAACGGTGGTGGTAGTCAACTATACCTGACATTTTGGGGCAACGTAGCACAGACATTTTTGTCCGTGTTCTTCAACGCCCGCAGTCCACCCCGAAAATCACAGCCCTCTGTTGCGGCATGGTCTCTGTTGTGGCATGGTCTCCTGACCATGGCCACTCTTCCGACCGCAGGTCTCCCTCTTCATCTGTAACGCGAAACGACGGGGTGACCTGCGGTCGTAGGAGTGGCGTGGTCGGGAAACCACGCCACAACGGGGTGGTGGTCTTCCCCCGCTCGTCTGTCACGGACGTGAGATTGCCCACGGCGTCGTAG
It includes:
- the miaA gene encoding tRNA (adenosine(37)-N6)-dimethylallyltransferase MiaA yields the protein MRPVLAVVGPTASGKTRLAIGLARALGGEIVSADAMQIYRGMEIGTAAPTPEERAAAPHHLVRCVSPDTVFSAGDYQQRARKCVSEIQARGAVALVAGGAGLYVRALLDGLFEGPPRDPAVRRRLRGEAEALGNAALMARLREVDPEYAATLSSENDLIRIVRALEVFEVTGTPFSRLHALHRERRDPVPALQLGISPPREALYNRINLRVDAMIAAGWVDEVRTLMDRGMEPHLERIKALGYREIAACLRGEQSLADAVEAVKMHHRRYAKRQLSWFRADKRVVWLDSSPDADPQGQALDLWREFSRP
- the mutL gene encoding DNA mismatch repair endonuclease MutL yields the protein MVPASDIPNVRVLPDDVANKIAAGEVVERPASVVKELVENALDARATRVVVRMVAAGNRLIEVQDNGHGMSEQNALLAVERHATSKIRTAQDLDGVKTLGFRGEALASIASVSRFSLVTRRAADDEATHLRIDGGVLRVVEKAGAPPGTKISVSRLYFNTPVRAKFLKGITTELGHCIDVVQRHAFAHEGVAFQMLHNDKMLLDIPEHASLRDRVALIWGRAFVRDMVDVDGESGGFRIRGLVGQPGLSRAARTHQYFFINGRPVVNRSLQYGLEEAFRGLLTVGRHPVALLLFEANPRMVDVNIHPTKREVRFRDDRGVRDALKEVVRGCLTTIPRPAAPPPEPETGGPALWEGPMSAVSQQGNAPPPHPAPAPTAPPPPAAPTPQPAVQGMLLPLGRPLLAEHPPVPPEETPPPVHGGGEAAAYSIVGLAPEALYEPVENLSDALMQVFDTYLIVPSGDRLLIIDQHALHERLNYDQLCAELQDRGYESQQLAVPLVMEFAPAQAAQIEENLPLLARLGIEMEPFGDNTFQVTALCHLYEESAISDLVYGVLDELAQGSLFDRENLMADMLRMATRACKASVRAGEPLSPEERRNLLAGFRRLRPPYTCPHGRPIIVELTRRQMEKSFRRIQ
- a CDS encoding RHS repeat protein; its protein translation is MAHLYNTLGRVQSVTDFGDRTVSMTYDHMGRTVTRTDAAGTVSNAYDAVGNLTSVTDERGKTTTPLWRGFPTTPLLRPQVTPSFRVTDEEGDLRSEEWPWSGDHATTETMPQQRAVIFGVDCGR